A DNA window from Ctenopharyngodon idella isolate HZGC_01 chromosome 10, HZGC01, whole genome shotgun sequence contains the following coding sequences:
- the LOC127519991 gene encoding uncharacterized protein LOC127519991 isoform X2 has translation MIPILKLVLALATVLGVVVRGQNWICNGYFEKNQLQNAAQQALQAIGSTRTPTASNKLANRGQHVFNNNLLKFHRSVLQDLLKDVGGYEELNNLIEGLMPLSQTQQNAISTTMVVHFSSNNEYVDYNAVVYGEYVGMLREALVAYLKACTSNNQGDKYKIQEKRSQVEFIANEMVNRNVFVDPMACDRWLKENQNGVQQFNDIRAALKNMIQNILKDFKEVSKKIKGFREKNNCNS, from the exons GACAGAATTGGATATGTAATGGATATTTTGAAAAGAATCAGCTCCAAAACGCCGCCCAGCAAGCACTACAAGCCATTGGTTCTACTCGCACGCCGACTGCTTCTAATAAGCTAGCGAACCGGGGCCAGCATGTCTTCAACAACAACCTCCTTAAGTTCCACCGCAGTGTTCTGCAGGACCTGCTGAAAGATGTGGGGGGCTATGAGGAGCTGAATAACCTGATCGAGGGCCTGATGCCCCTCAGCCAAACTCAACAAAATGCAATTAGCACAACAATGGTGGTCCACTTcag TTCGAACAATGAGTATGTGGATTATAATGCAGTTGTGTACGGAGAGTACGTGGGGATGCTCCGAGAGGCACTTGTGGCATACCTCAAGGCATGTACATCTAACAACCAAGGTGACAAATACAAAATCCAGGAAAAGCGTTCGCAGGTGGAGTTCATCGCCAATGAGATGGTGAACCGTAATGTGTTTGTGGATCCAATGGCCTGCGATCGCTGGCTGAAGGAGAACCAAAATGGTGTGCAACAGTTCAATGATATCAGAGCTGCATTGAAGAATATGATCCAGAACATCCTGAAGGACTTCAAAGAAGTGTCCAAAAAGATCAAAGGCTTTCGTGAGAAAAACAACTGTAACAG CTAG